In Bacillus sp. E(2018), the genomic window GGAAAGCAATCCATTGACGCTTTGTATCAAGATTAAACTCATTCTTATCAGGAACAAAATACGTTCCTCTAGCCTTGCCTATAACAGCTTTGTGAATGATATCTTGTGATGTTGCGTTGCCAAGGAAAGATGAAATTCCAGAAGCCATTGCGATTTTCACAGCATCAATTTTTGAACGCATTCCGCCAGTACCTACCGCACTTCCAGGTTCTCCAGCTGATTCCTCGATCTCTGGCGTAATTTCACTAACTTTTGTTAAAAGCTTTGCATCAGGGTTTTTTCGAGGATCATCCGTGTAAAGGCCATCAATATCTGAAAGAATAATCAGCTGATCGGCATCAACAAGCCCTGCCACTTTTGCCGAGAGTGTGTCGTTGTCACCAAACTTAAGTCGTTCTACTGTGACAGTGTCATTTTCATTTACGATTGGAATGATTCCTCTATCTAAGAGGACGTTGATCGTATTTCGAGCATTATGATAACGATCACGATCTGAAAAGTCACTTCTCGTAATTAAAATTTGGGAAGCGGTATAACCGTGAGAGATAAAACGTTCAGAATATGATTCCATTAACAACCCTTGTCCGATTGATGCAGCTGCTTGTTTTTCAGCAAGAGAAGTAGG contains:
- the proB gene encoding glutamate 5-kinase, which translates into the protein MIINESKNKRIVIKIGSSSLTSRLGDISRHKLERLVDEVVKLKDEGHEVLLVSSGAVAAGYRRLGCLNRPTSLAEKQAAASIGQGLLMESYSERFISHGYTASQILITRSDFSDRDRYHNARNTINVLLDRGIIPIVNENDTVTVERLKFGDNDTLSAKVAGLVDADQLIILSDIDGLYTDDPRKNPDAKLLTKVSEITPEIEESAGEPGSAVGTGGMRSKIDAVKIAMASGISSFLGNATSQDIIHKAVIGKARGTYFVPDKNEFNLDTKRQWIAFHSGPEGEIVVSNKAKQGIDELKSLYPTGIRYVSGHFKKGSVVRIKDLDGNEVGLGVSNYSSKQLIKIKGISRDELAEVGPEEAINNNDLVCHTRLAVPIH